From the genome of Nocardia mangyaensis:
TGGTGCCGACCTCCACGCCGGGCTTCGTGGCCGAGCCCGCATACAACAAGGTCGGCTGGAACGCCTCGGACACCCATCCGCTCAGCTTCACCGATGTCCGGGTGCCGCGGGAGAACCTGCTCGGCGAGCGTGGCCGCGGCTACGCCAACTTCCTGCGCATCCTCGACGAGGGCCGCATCGCCATCGCCGCGCTGGCCGTGGGCGCCGCGCAGGGCTGTGTGGACGAGAGCGTGCGCTACGCGAACGAGCGGCAGGCGTTCGGTCAGGCGATCGGCCGCAATCAGGCCATCGCGTTCAAGATCGCCCGGATGGAGGCGCGCGCCCACGTGGCCCGCACCGCCTACTACGACGCGGCCGCGCTGATGCTGGCGGGCAAGCCGTTCAAGAAGGCCGCCTCCATCGCCAAGATGGTCGCCAGCGAGGCCGCCATGGACAACGCCCGCGACGCCACCCAGATCTTCGGTGGCAACGGCTTCATGAACGAGTACCCCGTGTCCAGGCACTACCGTGACAGCAAGATCCTGGAAATCGGTGAGGGCACGACGGAGGTACAGCTGATGCTGATCGCAAGGGAGCTGGGTCTGTGAGTACCCGTCGCGTCGTCCAGCGGGGATTGTGGTTCGAGGAGTTCGAGATCGGCACGATCTACGAGCACCGGCCGGGGCGCACCATCACCGAGGCCGACAATGTCCTGTTCACCACGCTGACCATGAACACCCAGGCCCTGCACCTGGACGCCGCCTTCGCCGACGCGCAGCCGCCGTTCAACCAGCGGCTGGTGAACTCGATGTTCACCCTGTCCACGCTGGTCGGGCTCTCGGTCGCCCAGCTCACCCAGGGCACCCTGGTGGCCAATCTCGGCTTCTCCGAGATGGCGCTGCCCGCGCCGCTGTTCCACGGCGACACCATGTACGCCGAAACCCTGGTCACCGACAAGCGCGAGTCCAAGAGCCGGCCGGGCGAGGGCATCGTCAGTCTGACCCACACCGCCCGCAACCAGGACGGCGTGATCGTGGCGAAGGCGGTCCGGCAGACGCTGGTCAGAAAGGCGCCGGCGGCATGACCGGAGACAGCACGTGGGAGCCGAGCGGACCGGCCTGGCTGTTCTGCCCGGCCGACCGTCCCGAACGTTTCGCCAAGGCCGCCGCGGCCGCCGATGTGGTGATCCTCGACCTCGAGGACGGGGTGGCCGCCGCCGACAAGGACGCGGCCAGAAAGGCCCTGCTCGCGACCCCACTCGACCCGCGGCACACCGTGATCCGGGTGAACGCGACCGACACCGACGAGCACGCGGCCGATCTGGCCGTGCTCGCGCAGACTGCCTATCGACGCGTCATGCTGCCCAAATGTGAATCGCCCGAACAGGTTCGGAGTCTGACCGACTACGAGGTGATCGTGCTGATCGAATCACCGCTGGGTGCGGTGCGGGTCACCGACTCGATCGCCGCCGAGAACGCGATCGGCGTGATGTGGGGCGCCGAGGACCTGGTGGCCGGGCTGGGCGGCAACTCCAGCAGGCACGCCGACGGCGGCTACCGCGACATCGCCCGGCACGTGCGCTCGACGAGTCTGCTGGCGGCCAAGGCTTTCGGCCGATTCGCCCTCGACTCGGTGTATCTCGACATCAAGGACCACGACGGCCTGGCGGCGGAGACTCTCGACGCGGTGGCGGTCGGGTTCGACGCGAAGGTGGCCATCCATCCCAGCCAGGTCGCGGTGATCCGCGCGGGGTACGCCCCCGATCCCGACGAGCTCGACTGGGCACACCGAGTTCTCGCCGAGGTGCCCGACCATCGGGGTGTCTTCGCGTTCGAAGGGCGCATGGTCGACGCACCGGTGCTACGGCACGCGGAGCGGATCGTGCGCCGGGCCGAGCCCCTCGGCTGACCAGCACCCGGCGCGCGTCGCGTAACGCTCGCGCGCCGGGGTACTCATCGACCGGGCAGTTCCGGCCCGCGCAACCCAGTACGAGGAGGACCTCCGGTGCAACCGCAATGGGAACCGACCGCGCAGGACATCGCATCGGCGCGGGTCACCGACTTCGCCGCCTTCGTCAGCGCGCGAACAGGTGACGAGTACCCCGACTACCAGGCGCTCTGGCGGTGGTCGGTCGACGATGTCACCGGGTTCTGGCAAGCACTGTGGGACTACTTCGAACTCGGCGAGACCGCGGGTGAGGTCCTCGACACGCGCGAGATGCCCGGCGCGCGGTGGTTCCCCGGTACCCGGCTCAACTACGTCGATCAGATCATCCGGATGGCCCAGCCGGGCAGGCCCGCGATCATCGCCTTGCGCGAGGACGCCGAGCCCCGTGAGCTGTCCTGGGCCGAATTGATCGAGCAGGTCACCGTTTTCGCCCGTACCCTGCGCGAACAGGGTGTCGAGGCGGGTGACCGGGTGATCGGCTATCTGCCCAACATCCCCGAGGCGGTCGTCGCCTTCCTCGCCACCGCGAGCATCGGCGCGGTCTGGAGCGCCTGCGGGCAGGACTATTCCGCCAAGGCGGCGCTGGACCGGCTCGGTCAACTCGACCCCACGGTGCTGGTCACCGCCGACGGCTACCGGTTCGGCGGCAAGGACCACGACAAGCGCGCCGACATCGCGGCGCTCCAGGACGGCCTGCCCGGCCTGCGGGCGACGGTCGCGGTGTCCCAGCTCGGACTCGACGTGCCCGACGCCCTGCCCTGGGCGGAGGCGGTGGCCGACGCCGATCTCGGCATCATCGAGACCACCGCCGTCGATTTCGATCATCCGCTGTGGATCGTGTTCTCCTCCGGCACCACGGGCCTGCCCAAGGGCATCGTGCACGGGCACGGCGGTGTCCTGCTCGAGCACCTGAAAGCCGTGGCGCTGCACTCCGACATCGGCGCCGACGACACCTTCTTCTGGTTCACCAGCCCCAGCTGGATGATGTGGAACTTCCAGGTCGCCGGCCTGCTCACCGGTGCGACGATCGTCACCTACGACGGCAGCCCGACCGCCGGATCGCCCGATGCGCTGTGGCGCCTGGCCGCTCAGGTCCGCGCCACCGTGCTCGGCACGAGTCCCGGCTATGTCCTCGCCTGCGTCAAGGCGGGTGTGGTGCCGCGCACCGAGCACGACCTCTCGGCACTGCGCACCGTCGGCATCACCGGGTCGTCGCTGCCGGTGTCGAGTGCGCTGTGGCTGAACGAGAACGCGGGCGAGCACGTGCGGGTGAATTCGATCAGCGGCGGCACCGATGTGGTGTCGGCGTTCATCGGCGGCGTGCCGACCGTGCCGGTGTGGCCGGGTGAGCTGTCGGCGCCGTATCTCGGCGTCGCCCTCGATGCCTACGACGAACTCGGTGCGCCGGTGCGCGGCGAGGTCGGCGAGCTGGTGGTGACCGAGCCGATGCCGTCCATGCCGGTGCGTTTCTGGCGCGACGAGGACGGAAAGCGCTACCACAACGCCTATTTCGACACCTATCCCGGCGTGTGGCGGCACGGCGACTGGATCACCCTGACCGGCCACGGCAGCATCGTCGTGCACGGCCGCTCCGATTCCACCCTCAACCGCCACGGCATCCGGATGGGCAGCGCCGACATCTACCAGGTGGTCGAGCAATTCCCCGAGATCGCCGAGGCGTTGGTGATCGGTGCCGAACAACCCGACGGCGGCTACTGGATGCCGCTGTTCGTCGTCCTCGCGCCCGGCGCCGAACTCACCGAGGAGCTGAAGACCAGGCTCTGCGCCGCGATCCGGACCGAGGTCTCCCCGCGCCACGTCCCCGACGAGATCCGCGAGACGCCCGGGATCCCGCACACCCGAACCGGCAAGAAGCTGGAAGTGCCGATCAAGAAGCTCTTTCAGGGCGCCGACCCGGCCCGGGTGGTCGAACGCAGCGCCGTCGACGACCCCGCTCTGCTCGACTGGTATGCCCGGATCACCCCGCCCCACAAGGCATAATACACTTCGAGTATGAATGTCGGCGGATCTCGTGGGGCACGTGGATCGATGGTCGGAGTCACCGGGGAGAGTGTGCGGCGGCGGCCGAAGAACCGCCGGGCGCAGATCGCGGCAACCTCGGCCGTGGCGTTCGGGGCAGCCGGGTATCACGGCGTGAGCATGGAGGACATCGCGTCCGGGCTCGGCATCAGCTCGGCGGCGCTGTACCGGCACTATCCGAGCAAGTACGCGCTGTTCCGGGAGGAACTGTTGCGCGTGGGGCAGTCGTTCACCACCGCGATCGCCGCCGCGGACGAGGGCGAGTCCTCGGCAGAGCGGTTGCGGCACATGCTCACCGGCCTCCTCGGCTCGACCGTGGCGAACCGGGCGACCGTCGCGCTGGTGCGCTGGGAGGGCCGCTATCTCGAGCCCGCCGACCGGCTGGTGCTCGACCAACAGCGCGCCTCGGTGCTCGGCGCGCTCGACGAACAGCTCGCGGTGCTGCGGCCGGAACTGTCCGCGGCGGAGCTACGGCTGCTGTCCACCGGGATGCTCGGCGTGATCACCAGCATCGCCGATCATCACGCCGCGCTGCCGGCGCGCACCATGACCACGCTGCTCGGCACCGCTTGTCTGTCCCTGACCGAGTCCGAATTGCCGCCCGCGGCGACGATTTCGGAGCAGTCGACGCCGGTCGAGATCCCGGATTCGTTCAAACACGAACTGCTGCTGCGCAAAGCGGTCGAACTGTTCCACGAGCACGGCTATCCGAACGTCAGTGTGGAGGACATCGCCTCGGCGGCCGGCCTGTCGGCGGCCTCGGCGGTGTACCGGTTCTACCGCGGCAAGAGCGACCTGCTCGCCGCCGCGTTCCGCCGCGCCGCCGACCGGGTCTCCGGCGCGATCGGACCCGCCGTCGCCGGCACACCCGACAGTGCCGCCGCGCTGGACATGCTGATCGGCCAGTTCGTGGCCGACACCTTCGACGAGCGAGCGCTGGCGGTCGTCTACTACGCCGAGTTCGGCCACGTGCCCGCCGAGGAGCGTGCGGTTCTGCGCAACATCCAGCGGCTGAGTGTCCAGGAATGGGCGCGGCTGACCCGCGAGGTACGCCCGGAACTGTCCGCCGCCGAGGCCCGATTCCTGGTGCACGCGGCCTTCGCGATGGTGATCGATCTCGGTCAGGCCTTCGGCGACGACCCGATCGCCTGCCGGGCCCGGGTTGGCTTCCTGATGCGGCGGGTACTGCTCGGCTGAGCAGCGGATCTCACCCGTTGTGTGTGAGGCGGTGCGCGCCGGGCCGGTTCTAGGCTCGGCGGCGACGGGCGTCGAACGGAGAGTGGATGGGTCATCGCGCGAACGACCACCGCGGTCTGAGCAGGCGATCTTTGCTCGGGCTCGGCGCGGCGGCCACCATGGTGGCGGCCCTGCCGGGGTGTGGTCGTGGCGACGACACGCCGTTCGGTCCGGCCCGGTCCACCGGACCACCGGACGTGCTCGCCCGCGCGATCGACGCCTATGTCTTCGGCTATCCGATGATCATGCTCGACATGATGCGCGCGGCGAGCGCGCCGACGAACACCCTCGACCACAGCGTTCTGCCCGATCCGCTCGACCGCGGGGTCGCCCGGCTCAGCCATGACATGGTGTATTCGCAGGCCTGGCTCAACCTCGACGACGAACCGCTGGTGCTGCAGCTCCCCGAGGCCGAGCGCGACCGGTACTGGCTGTTCCAGCTGCTCGACGGGTGGGGCAACACGGTGCACGATCTGACCAGTAAGGAGCCGCGGACCACGATCGGGGCCGAGGGACCGCCCTACACCTACCTCATCACCGGGCCGAGGTGGTCGGGGCGGACTCCCGAGCGTTCGACGCTGCTGCACATGCCGTCGACGATGGCGACGATCGTCGGGCGGGTCCAGATCAACGGCATCGAGGACGCTCCACAGGTCAATCGGTTCCAGGACCAGGTGAAGCTGGTCCCGCTGAGCGCCTGGCTGCGGGGCGAACTCGACCGCACCGTCAGCCGGGTACACCCGATCGACCGTGGGCCGGAGCCGCCGGTGAAGCGGATCGCGGCGCTGGACGGCCGCACCTATTTCAATCGGCTGTGCCGACTCATGCTGGCCTCGGCGCCCACGCCCGCCGACGCCGCGCTGGCCGGGCAATTGGCCACGATCGGGGTGCAGCCGGGCGGCAACGTCGACAGTCAACCGAGCGAGATCCTCGACGAGGCGGTCCGCCAAGCGCATCGCCGGATCGTCGGCTGGGAGGATCCCACCGCACGCAGGGTCAACGGCTGGGAGATCCCGACCGAGATCGGCAACTTCGGCACCGACTACCTGCGCCGAGCCGCGACGACCATGCGGTCGCCCGGCCTCTCCCCCATCCGCAACGTCCTCTACGCCGTGCTCTGGAGCGCCCCCGCGGCCGATGAGCAGGGGCGCCCGCTGCGCTACCGGATCCGTTTCGACCCCGGCCAGTGGCCGCCGGCCGAGGCCTTCTCCTCGATCACCGCCTACGACCCCGAGGGCTTCCTGATCCCCAACGCCGCCGAGATCTATTCCGTCGGCCACCACCCTCCGGTCACCCCCACCGCCGACGGCACGGTCGACATCGCCCTCCAATACGAGGACCCCCGCCCCGCCGTCGCCCCCGGCAACTGGCTGCCCATCCCCGCCACCGGTGACTTCTCTCTCACCCTGCGCCTCTACGCACCAAAAGAAGATGCCCTGGAAGGAAAGTGGGTACCACCACCAATGGTCCCCGTGCAATAACGACGACTAGGAGATGGTATGAGCGACAGCAATTTCACGACTTCGGATTCGGGAATTCCGGTTCCCAGTGACGAGCACTCGCTGACCGTGGGTCCGGATGGTCCGATTCTCCTGCACGATGCGTACCTGATCGAGAAGATGGCGCAATTCAATCGGGAGCGTGTGCCGGAGCGACAGCCGCATGCCAAAGGCGGCGGGGCATTCGGCATCTTCGAGGTCACCGACGATGTCAGCGCCTACACCTGCGCCGATGTCTTCCAACCCGGCGCCAAGACCGAGATGCTCGCCCGGTTCTCCTCGGTCGCCGGCGAGCGCGGCAGCCCGGACACCTGGCGTGATCCGCGCGGCTTCGCGCTGAAGTTCTACACCACCGCCGGCAATTTCGACATGGTCGGCAACAACACGCCGGTGTTCTTCATGCGCGATCCGATGAAGTTCCAGGATTTCATCCGATCGCAGAAACGTCGGGCCGACAACAATTTACGCGACAACGACATGCAATGGGATTTCTGGACGTTGTCGCCGGAGTCGGCTCACCAGGTGGCCTGGCTGCTCGGCGATCGCGGAATCCCGCGCTCGTGGCGGCACATGAACGGATACTCCAGCCATACCTATCTCTGGTACAACGCCGGTGGCGAGCGTTTCTGGGTCAAATACCATTTCAAGTCCGATCAGGGCGTGGACTTCCTCACCCAGGAAGAGGGCGACCACTTCGCCTCGGCCGACGCCGACCACTACGTGCGTGACCTGTGGGAACACATCAAGAGCGGCGAATTCCCGAGCTGGACACTGCACATGCAGATCATGCCGTTCGACGAGGCCAAGACCTACCGCTTCAACCCCTTCGACCTGACCAAGGTCTGGCCGCATGGTGACTACCCGCTGATCAAGGTGGGGCGCATGACCTTGAACCGCAATCCCGCCGACTACCACACCGAGATCGAGCAGGCCGCGTTCGAACCGAGCAACGCGGTGCGCGGCACCGGACCCAGCCCCGACAAGATGCTGCTGGGCCGCTGGTTCTCCTACCCCGACGCCCACCGTCACCGCATCGGCTCGAACTACACACTGCTGCCGGTCAATTCACCGCACGCCGCCCCGGTGCACTCCTACACCAAGGACGGCGCCATGCGCTACACCAATGTCACCGACCCGGTCTACGTCCCCAACTCCAAGGGCGGCCCGCACGCCGACGAGAAGGCGTCGGGCCCGGTGATGGGCTGGCACACCGACGGCGAAATGGTCCGCACCGCCTACACCTTGCGCCCCGACGACAGCGACTTCGGCCAGGCCCACACCTTGGTCCGCGAAGTCCTCGACGACGCCGCCCGCGACCGCCTGGTCAGCAACGTCGTCGGCCACCTCCTCAACGGCGTCACCGAACCAGTCCTCGTCCGCGCCTTCGACTATTGGCGAAACATCGACACCGAAGTGGGCGACCGCATCGAACAGGGGGTACGAGCAGCCCGGTCCTGACCCCGCCGAAGCCCGCCTCCGCACGTCAGGAGGCGGGCTTCGCCCTAGCGCGTCCGCCTGTCAGGGTTCGTTGGCCATGGCCGCGATGAGGGAGTTCGGGCGCATGTCGAGCCAGTGGGATTCGACATAGTGGAGGCAGGAGGCGCGGGGGGCGGCGCCGAAGGCCACGGTCCAGCCGCGGGGGACGGCGGCGAAGGTGGGCCAGAGGGAGTGTTCGCCTTCGGAGTTGACCAGGACGTAGAACTGGGCGTTGTCGTCGTCGAAGGGGTTGCTCATGGGGGTGCCTTTCAGTGGGCCGCGCGCTCGGCGGGGGTGCTCAGGTCGAAGGAGTCACTCGGTGCGTCGGGGTCGGCGGTGAGCAGACCGAGGGTGCGGGAGAAGCGGCGCAGGAGAATGGCCGCGGCGTCGTCGTCGAAGCGGTCGGTGCTGTACTCGAGTTCGAGGCCGAGGTGGCCGTCGGGGTCGGCGGGCGCGGAGACGATGAAGTGCACGCCGTCGGCCGGGCGCGGGGTGTCGAAGCGCATCGCGGTGAGTTCGAGGCCGGGGACGGTGAACGGGTCGGCGCCGGTGTCGAGGTAGCTCAGGGTCACCGGGCCGAGCGGACCGGCGATCGCGCAGGCCTCACTGGTGGCCGCGGCGGCGGCCGCGACCATGGGATCGGGTTCGGCGCACAGGATCTCGGCCAGGGTGGTGGCGCCCGCGACGGCGGCTCCGGCCTGCCAGGCCAGCAGAACCGTCACCGCGGCCCGGACGACGGCGAACGGCGGAACCGCGTGACGGCGAGCCAATTCCGCGATCCGCGCGCCTATTCCGGCGCCGACTCTGGCCCGCATGCTCGCGCTGCGCCCGCGAACCGGTTCCGCAGCAACGGGTTTGACCAGCTCTCCGAGCCGGACCAGAGCCGCGGTGGTGCCGTCGATCTCCCAGCGGGCGAGTTCACCGGTGCGGAACATGCGTTCGCCGGGGATGCCGAAGGGATTGGCGACGAAGCGATCCGCGGTCGGCACCGGACCGTCGCGGTAGCCGCGGGCCAGCTGCGCGCCCGCCAGGTACAGCTCACCGGCGGCACCCGGGCTGGTAGGTCGCAGGCGTCGGTCCAGGACGTAGACGCGCCGGTTCCATTCGCGGACCCGCACGGCGGGCGGCTCCGGCGCGTCGGCGCGGGGCGCCACCGGATAGGTCAGGGTGACAGTCGCTTCGGCGCGGCCGTAGTCGTGGTGCAGTCGCGCGCCGATCACGGCGCCGAACGCGCGGACCTCGGCGGCGGACAGGGGGGTGCCGAGTACGACGACGCTGCGCAGCGAGGCGATCTCGGTCCGCAGTCCGGCGCGCGCGACATGGTCGGTGAACGCGGCGAGGCGGCGCGGAGTGAAGTCGGCCGCGGTGATGCCGTAGGCGGCGATGATCTCGGCCTGGGTCGCCGGATCGGGCGGTTCGGCCAGCACCACGGTGGCACCGACTCGCAAGGGCAGCAGGAAGCCGTGCCATTCGGTGACCTCGCCCGCGCCCGCCTGATGCAGGTACACATCGCGACCGGTGAACCCGTGGCGGCCCTGCATGCCGGTCACCCGGTGCACCGCGGCGGCATGGCTGACGGTGATGCCCTGGGTGGCGCCGTGCGGGTACAGCACGAACGCCGGGTGCTGCGGCAGCACCGGAGCTCGGCGCTCGGCGCGCAGGATCGGCTCGTCGAAGTAATCCGACAGCGGCACGGCGTCCACGACGACGACGGGAATGTCGTACACCGCACCGTGATTGCGTTCGGCGACGGCTAGCACGAGTGCCGGGTCGACGACCGGAGGGAGGACCCCCGTGCCGATGTCGGCCGGAACCACCGCGCCGCCCGCTTTGAGCACGGCGTACATCGCCACGACCAGCTCGACCGAACGCGGAATGTCGATGAGGACCGCCGATTCCGGCCCGACACCGAGTGCGATCAGATGCCGGGCCAGCTGATTGGTTCGCCGGTCCAGGTCGCCGTAGGTGATGATCGCGGTCGGGCCCGCCGCGCCGGGTGCGTGTACCACCGCGGGGTCGAACGGGGTCGCGGCCGCCTGGGCCTCGAACTCGTCGAGCAGCAGTTCGCCGGGGAGGCCGCCGTGGCGGGTTCCGGTGACGAGCCGGTCGGGCCGGTCCTCGACGCGGCCGACGAATTCGATCTCGGCGGTCCAGTCCGCACCCGGCGGCCTGCGCCGGACCAGGTCGCCGGTGGCGAACATGCGGTCGTCGACCGGGCCGATGGGGTTGGCGAGGAAGGTGGCGGCGGTGGCCTGCCTGCCGACATAGCCGCGCGCCAATTGCACACCGGAGACGTAGAGTTCGCCGATTTCGCCGTCGGGGACCGGGCACAGGTGCTTGTCGAGGATCAGCAGTTCGACATCGTCGGCGGCCGACCCGATCGGGACCACCTCCAGATCGGCGCCGGTGACCTCGTGCGCCACGACCTCTCCGGCCGTCTCCGGCCTGCCGTACACGTGCCACAGGGTGGCGCCGCTGACCGCGCGCAGGGCGGCGCCGGTCTTCGCGGGCAGCGGGGCACCGCAGCTCAGGACGACGCGCAGCGAGTCGAGGCGCTCCTCGGCATCGGGCAGCGCGGCCAGCTCGGCGAGCTGATCAGGATCGAAGCAGGCGGCGGTGACGCCGGTTTCGGCGATGGACTTGGCGAGCGACGCGGCGGTCGGGAGGACCAGGCTGGCGCCGGTCTGCAGGGCGAGCAGCATCTCCCCCACAGCGGCCTGGCCGGTGAGCGGCGCGTGCCAGAGCACCGAATCGCCGGGTCCGATGCCGCACAGCCGCTGCCGCCAGACCGAATTGGCTTGTGCGGCGCGGTGTCCGACCACCACCGCGGTGGACGCGGCGATGTCGACCACCAGGTAGGCCGGGTTGTCGGCGCCCGGCCCTGGTAGCTCGTCGGGTTCCGGATCGGCCGCCGGGGTGTCGGTGCGCAGGACCGGAACGCCGGTGCCGGTCGGGTGGGGCGCGCCCGCAGTGGTGAGCATGAGCACCGGAGCGGCCAGGGTGACGGTGCGGCGCTGCAGGTCGGTGGGCGCTTCCGGGTCGAGCAGGACGAA
Proteins encoded in this window:
- a CDS encoding acyl-CoA dehydrogenase family protein — protein: MTDYLSSGSLPDEYRQLALTVRDFAQQVVAPVSAKHDAEHSFPYEVVAGMAEMGLFGLPFPEEFGGMGGDYFALCLALEELGKVDQSVAITLEAGVSLGAMPIYRFGDDKQKTEWLPQLTSGQALAGFGLTEPDAGSDAGGTRTTAVEDGQSWVINGAKQFITNSGTDITRLVTVTAVTGTSGGKKEISTILVPTSTPGFVAEPAYNKVGWNASDTHPLSFTDVRVPRENLLGERGRGYANFLRILDEGRIAIAALAVGAAQGCVDESVRYANERQAFGQAIGRNQAIAFKIARMEARAHVARTAYYDAAALMLAGKPFKKAASIAKMVASEAAMDNARDATQIFGGNGFMNEYPVSRHYRDSKILEIGEGTTEVQLMLIARELGL
- a CDS encoding MaoC family dehydratase; translation: MSTRRVVQRGLWFEEFEIGTIYEHRPGRTITEADNVLFTTLTMNTQALHLDAAFADAQPPFNQRLVNSMFTLSTLVGLSVAQLTQGTLVANLGFSEMALPAPLFHGDTMYAETLVTDKRESKSRPGEGIVSLTHTARNQDGVIVAKAVRQTLVRKAPAA
- a CDS encoding HpcH/HpaI aldolase/citrate lyase family protein, encoding MTGDSTWEPSGPAWLFCPADRPERFAKAAAAADVVILDLEDGVAAADKDAARKALLATPLDPRHTVIRVNATDTDEHAADLAVLAQTAYRRVMLPKCESPEQVRSLTDYEVIVLIESPLGAVRVTDSIAAENAIGVMWGAEDLVAGLGGNSSRHADGGYRDIARHVRSTSLLAAKAFGRFALDSVYLDIKDHDGLAAETLDAVAVGFDAKVAIHPSQVAVIRAGYAPDPDELDWAHRVLAEVPDHRGVFAFEGRMVDAPVLRHAERIVRRAEPLG
- a CDS encoding acetoacetate--CoA ligase; this encodes MQPQWEPTAQDIASARVTDFAAFVSARTGDEYPDYQALWRWSVDDVTGFWQALWDYFELGETAGEVLDTREMPGARWFPGTRLNYVDQIIRMAQPGRPAIIALREDAEPRELSWAELIEQVTVFARTLREQGVEAGDRVIGYLPNIPEAVVAFLATASIGAVWSACGQDYSAKAALDRLGQLDPTVLVTADGYRFGGKDHDKRADIAALQDGLPGLRATVAVSQLGLDVPDALPWAEAVADADLGIIETTAVDFDHPLWIVFSSGTTGLPKGIVHGHGGVLLEHLKAVALHSDIGADDTFFWFTSPSWMMWNFQVAGLLTGATIVTYDGSPTAGSPDALWRLAAQVRATVLGTSPGYVLACVKAGVVPRTEHDLSALRTVGITGSSLPVSSALWLNENAGEHVRVNSISGGTDVVSAFIGGVPTVPVWPGELSAPYLGVALDAYDELGAPVRGEVGELVVTEPMPSMPVRFWRDEDGKRYHNAYFDTYPGVWRHGDWITLTGHGSIVVHGRSDSTLNRHGIRMGSADIYQVVEQFPEIAEALVIGAEQPDGGYWMPLFVVLAPGAELTEELKTRLCAAIRTEVSPRHVPDEIRETPGIPHTRTGKKLEVPIKKLFQGADPARVVERSAVDDPALLDWYARITPPHKA
- a CDS encoding TetR/AcrR family transcriptional regulator, translating into MVGVTGESVRRRPKNRRAQIAATSAVAFGAAGYHGVSMEDIASGLGISSAALYRHYPSKYALFREELLRVGQSFTTAIAAADEGESSAERLRHMLTGLLGSTVANRATVALVRWEGRYLEPADRLVLDQQRASVLGALDEQLAVLRPELSAAELRLLSTGMLGVITSIADHHAALPARTMTTLLGTACLSLTESELPPAATISEQSTPVEIPDSFKHELLLRKAVELFHEHGYPNVSVEDIASAAGLSAASAVYRFYRGKSDLLAAAFRRAADRVSGAIGPAVAGTPDSAAALDMLIGQFVADTFDERALAVVYYAEFGHVPAEERAVLRNIQRLSVQEWARLTREVRPELSAAEARFLVHAAFAMVIDLGQAFGDDPIACRARVGFLMRRVLLG
- a CDS encoding DUF1254 domain-containing protein, which gives rise to MGHRANDHRGLSRRSLLGLGAAATMVAALPGCGRGDDTPFGPARSTGPPDVLARAIDAYVFGYPMIMLDMMRAASAPTNTLDHSVLPDPLDRGVARLSHDMVYSQAWLNLDDEPLVLQLPEAERDRYWLFQLLDGWGNTVHDLTSKEPRTTIGAEGPPYTYLITGPRWSGRTPERSTLLHMPSTMATIVGRVQINGIEDAPQVNRFQDQVKLVPLSAWLRGELDRTVSRVHPIDRGPEPPVKRIAALDGRTYFNRLCRLMLASAPTPADAALAGQLATIGVQPGGNVDSQPSEILDEAVRQAHRRIVGWEDPTARRVNGWEIPTEIGNFGTDYLRRAATTMRSPGLSPIRNVLYAVLWSAPAADEQGRPLRYRIRFDPGQWPPAEAFSSITAYDPEGFLIPNAAEIYSVGHHPPVTPTADGTVDIALQYEDPRPAVAPGNWLPIPATGDFSLTLRLYAPKEDALEGKWVPPPMVPVQ
- a CDS encoding catalase codes for the protein MSDSNFTTSDSGIPVPSDEHSLTVGPDGPILLHDAYLIEKMAQFNRERVPERQPHAKGGGAFGIFEVTDDVSAYTCADVFQPGAKTEMLARFSSVAGERGSPDTWRDPRGFALKFYTTAGNFDMVGNNTPVFFMRDPMKFQDFIRSQKRRADNNLRDNDMQWDFWTLSPESAHQVAWLLGDRGIPRSWRHMNGYSSHTYLWYNAGGERFWVKYHFKSDQGVDFLTQEEGDHFASADADHYVRDLWEHIKSGEFPSWTLHMQIMPFDEAKTYRFNPFDLTKVWPHGDYPLIKVGRMTLNRNPADYHTEIEQAAFEPSNAVRGTGPSPDKMLLGRWFSYPDAHRHRIGSNYTLLPVNSPHAAPVHSYTKDGAMRYTNVTDPVYVPNSKGGPHADEKASGPVMGWHTDGEMVRTAYTLRPDDSDFGQAHTLVREVLDDAARDRLVSNVVGHLLNGVTEPVLVRAFDYWRNIDTEVGDRIEQGVRAARS
- a CDS encoding MbtH family protein, with the translated sequence MSNPFDDDNAQFYVLVNSEGEHSLWPTFAAVPRGWTVAFGAAPRASCLHYVESHWLDMRPNSLIAAMANEP
- a CDS encoding AMP-binding protein, with the protein product MSHTDSVTAAVSLDALLADQAGERPPDPATLLAAFTHHARHDPDAVAVVDGADRLTYGALAERVDALAATLAERGVGPETTVAVSLPRSSELVVAVHAVLTAGGAFVLLDPEAPTDLQRRTVTLAAPVLMLTTAGAPHPTGTGVPVLRTDTPAADPEPDELPGPGADNPAYLVVDIAASTAVVVGHRAAQANSVWRQRLCGIGPGDSVLWHAPLTGQAAVGEMLLALQTGASLVLPTAASLAKSIAETGVTAACFDPDQLAELAALPDAEERLDSLRVVLSCGAPLPAKTGAALRAVSGATLWHVYGRPETAGEVVAHEVTGADLEVVPIGSAADDVELLILDKHLCPVPDGEIGELYVSGVQLARGYVGRQATAATFLANPIGPVDDRMFATGDLVRRRPPGADWTAEIEFVGRVEDRPDRLVTGTRHGGLPGELLLDEFEAQAAATPFDPAVVHAPGAAGPTAIITYGDLDRRTNQLARHLIALGVGPESAVLIDIPRSVELVVAMYAVLKAGGAVVPADIGTGVLPPVVDPALVLAVAERNHGAVYDIPVVVVDAVPLSDYFDEPILRAERRAPVLPQHPAFVLYPHGATQGITVSHAAAVHRVTGMQGRHGFTGRDVYLHQAGAGEVTEWHGFLLPLRVGATVVLAEPPDPATQAEIIAAYGITAADFTPRRLAAFTDHVARAGLRTEIASLRSVVVLGTPLSAAEVRAFGAVIGARLHHDYGRAEATVTLTYPVAPRADAPEPPAVRVREWNRRVYVLDRRLRPTSPGAAGELYLAGAQLARGYRDGPVPTADRFVANPFGIPGERMFRTGELARWEIDGTTAALVRLGELVKPVAAEPVRGRSASMRARVGAGIGARIAELARRHAVPPFAVVRAAVTVLLAWQAGAAVAGATTLAEILCAEPDPMVAAAAAATSEACAIAGPLGPVTLSYLDTGADPFTVPGLELTAMRFDTPRPADGVHFIVSAPADPDGHLGLELEYSTDRFDDDAAAILLRRFSRTLGLLTADPDAPSDSFDLSTPAERAAH